Proteins found in one Fulvitalea axinellae genomic segment:
- the uvrA gene encoding excinuclease ABC subunit UvrA, which yields MTTGNKQKTIDATGFENLEIYGAREHNLKDIDVTMPRNKLVVITGISGSGKSSLAFDTIYAEGQRRYMESFSAYARSFMGGMERPDVDKVNGLSPVISIEQKTTSRNPRSTVGTVTEVYDFMRLLYARAGEAFSYKTGKKMERQSEDQIIERILKDYDGQKLTILAPVVKGRKGHYRELFVQLSKSGYSKVRVDGEVLDLVPKMQVDRYKIHDIEVVVDRVIVREKDHFRIGQSVGTALKQGEKLMMTLDENGDVRHFSELLMDPETGIAYDEPAPNTFSFNSPYGACPKCNGLGKIEKITVESIIPDDKKSIKAGGLAPLGEYRDIWIFKLVEHLLKKKKLKLTTPIKDIPQDVMKEILYGTKEPVPVPSVKYPGENWNAKFQGVISFLEKQLESESEKIQQWVRDYMVVSECPSCHGARLKQESLCFKIADKNIAELATYDLGTLGEWFDNVETKLSDRQKVIATEILKEIRKRLGFLLDVGLEYLNLDRPLKTLSGGEAQRIRLATQIGTRLVGVLYILDEPSIGLHQRDNVKLIKALQDLRDLGNSVLVVEHDKDMMLDSDYVLDIGPGAGIHGGTIVASGSPKEFLKQGSITAKYLNGEMAIEVPEKRRKGKGESLILKGATGHNLKNVTAEFPLGKMICVTGVSGSGKSSLIHETLYPILNQAIYRGKKQPLDYASIDGLDKIDKVIEVDQSPIGRTPRSNPATYTSVFTEIRSLFANLPEAKIRGYKPGRFSFNVKGGRCEKCGGAGKELIEMDFLPNVHVDCDECKGKRYNRETLEVRYKGKSISDVLDMTVEVAVEFFEHLPKIQRKVKTLNDVGLGYITLGQHATTLSGGEAQRVKLATELSKRDTGKTLYILDEPTTGLHFEDIRHLLAVLDKLADKGNTVLVIEHNLDVIKVADHIIDLGPEGGAGGGTIVCQGTPEQVAKNKKSYTAKYLKMELDETKRLKKKNRK from the coding sequence ATGACAACGGGAAACAAGCAGAAGACAATTGACGCCACCGGATTCGAGAATCTGGAAATATACGGCGCCCGCGAACACAACTTAAAGGACATCGATGTCACGATGCCCCGCAACAAGTTGGTGGTGATAACCGGCATCAGCGGTAGCGGAAAATCTTCTCTGGCCTTCGACACTATTTACGCCGAGGGCCAACGGCGCTATATGGAGAGTTTCTCGGCTTACGCCCGTTCGTTTATGGGCGGTATGGAGCGCCCCGACGTCGACAAGGTCAACGGCCTGAGTCCCGTAATTTCCATCGAACAAAAAACCACGTCGAGAAATCCGCGCTCCACTGTCGGCACCGTCACGGAAGTCTATGACTTTATGCGATTGCTCTACGCCCGTGCCGGCGAGGCGTTTTCCTACAAGACCGGCAAAAAGATGGAGCGCCAGTCGGAAGACCAGATTATCGAGCGCATCCTAAAAGACTACGACGGTCAGAAGCTCACTATCCTCGCCCCGGTGGTCAAAGGTCGGAAAGGTCATTACCGGGAGCTTTTCGTGCAGTTGAGCAAAAGCGGCTATTCCAAAGTCCGTGTAGATGGAGAGGTATTGGATTTGGTTCCCAAAATGCAGGTGGACCGCTACAAGATTCACGATATCGAGGTGGTAGTTGACCGTGTTATCGTCAGGGAAAAAGATCATTTTCGCATCGGCCAATCGGTGGGGACAGCCCTGAAGCAGGGCGAAAAGCTGATGATGACACTTGACGAAAACGGCGATGTCCGCCATTTTTCGGAGCTGTTGATGGATCCCGAAACAGGCATCGCTTATGACGAGCCCGCGCCTAACACGTTCTCTTTCAACTCTCCGTACGGAGCCTGCCCGAAGTGTAACGGTCTGGGCAAAATCGAGAAAATCACCGTCGAGTCAATAATCCCCGACGACAAGAAAAGTATCAAAGCCGGCGGACTTGCTCCGTTGGGCGAATACCGCGACATCTGGATTTTCAAATTGGTAGAGCATCTGCTCAAAAAGAAAAAACTGAAGCTGACCACTCCGATCAAGGACATTCCGCAAGATGTCATGAAGGAGATCCTTTACGGCACGAAGGAGCCCGTTCCGGTACCGAGCGTAAAATATCCCGGCGAAAATTGGAACGCCAAATTCCAAGGCGTCATAAGCTTTTTGGAAAAACAACTCGAATCCGAATCGGAAAAAATCCAGCAGTGGGTCCGCGATTATATGGTTGTGTCGGAATGTCCGTCATGCCACGGCGCCAGATTAAAGCAGGAATCGCTCTGCTTTAAAATCGCCGATAAAAATATCGCCGAACTCGCTACATACGACCTTGGAACCTTGGGCGAGTGGTTCGACAATGTGGAAACCAAGCTTTCCGACAGGCAGAAGGTCATCGCGACGGAAATTCTCAAAGAAATCCGTAAACGTTTGGGCTTTCTGCTTGACGTAGGTTTGGAATACCTGAACCTTGACCGACCTCTGAAAACCCTTTCGGGTGGCGAGGCGCAACGTATCCGTTTGGCAACACAAATCGGAACGCGTCTGGTCGGCGTACTTTATATTTTGGATGAGCCTAGCATCGGCCTCCACCAACGCGACAACGTTAAGTTGATCAAAGCTCTCCAAGACCTCCGGGATTTGGGCAACAGCGTCTTGGTAGTAGAGCACGACAAGGACATGATGCTCGATTCCGACTACGTGCTGGACATCGGCCCGGGGGCCGGAATTCACGGCGGAACGATCGTCGCTTCTGGTTCTCCAAAAGAATTCCTAAAACAAGGAAGTATCACGGCGAAATATCTAAACGGCGAGATGGCCATCGAAGTGCCGGAAAAACGCCGTAAAGGAAAAGGGGAGTCGCTGATACTGAAAGGAGCCACTGGCCACAACCTCAAAAACGTGACCGCCGAATTTCCTTTGGGAAAAATGATCTGCGTTACGGGCGTTTCCGGATCGGGAAAATCCAGCCTTATCCACGAGACTCTTTACCCAATTCTGAACCAAGCGATTTACAGAGGCAAAAAACAGCCTTTGGATTATGCTTCGATTGACGGTCTGGATAAAATCGACAAGGTAATCGAAGTAGACCAGTCGCCGATCGGGCGGACGCCACGATCAAATCCCGCCACTTACACCAGCGTATTTACCGAAATCCGAAGCCTGTTCGCCAACCTGCCCGAAGCCAAAATCCGAGGCTACAAGCCCGGGCGCTTTTCTTTTAACGTAAAAGGCGGACGTTGCGAAAAATGCGGCGGAGCCGGCAAAGAACTTATCGAAATGGACTTTCTGCCGAACGTACACGTCGATTGCGACGAGTGCAAAGGCAAACGCTACAACCGCGAAACGTTGGAAGTCCGTTACAAAGGAAAATCCATCTCCGACGTGCTGGACATGACCGTGGAAGTGGCTGTGGAATTCTTCGAACATTTGCCAAAAATCCAGCGCAAAGTCAAAACGCTTAACGATGTCGGGCTTGGGTATATTACTCTTGGCCAACACGCCACCACGCTCTCGGGCGGAGAGGCACAACGGGTAAAACTAGCCACGGAACTCTCCAAGCGCGACACCGGCAAAACGCTTTATATCTTAGACGAACCGACTACCGGCCTTCACTTCGAAGATATCCGCCATCTGCTGGCCGTACTCGACAAATTAGCGGACAAGGGCAACACCGTCTTGGTTATCGAACATAACTTGGACGTAATAAAAGTAGCCGACCATATCATCGATCTTGGGCCCGAAGGCGGCGCTGGCGGCGGCACGATAGTTTGCCAAGGGACACCGGAACAGGTTGCGAAAAACAAGAAAAGCTACACGGCCAAATACCTCAAGATGGAACTTGACGAGACCAAAAGGCTTAAAAAGAAAAACCGGAAATAG
- a CDS encoding carbonic anhydrase family protein — protein MKVFVMIMALAVFAGCESERKKKEEEKETEESNMVKMEAPGEHKGEKVQGYTLPGLGHGLLQSPINILSADTEHDGKHHITLHFNDKFESVENLGHTVQLNFEEGSTLESDGKTYDFVQLHFHTPSEHLIDGVTFPMEMHIVNSLQNQDQDKPEYLVIGILFKMGKENPFLKDFIDKIPTEEHVKQMLPVGSVQMGDLLMEVGGKSSHFYYYKGSLTTPPFTESVNWHIMKVIQEASPEQIQKINRLEGNNARHVQGMYGRMVDSE, from the coding sequence ATGAAAGTCTTTGTGATGATAATGGCGCTAGCCGTTTTTGCCGGTTGCGAATCGGAAAGGAAGAAGAAGGAGGAGGAAAAAGAGACTGAAGAGAGTAATATGGTCAAGATGGAGGCGCCCGGAGAGCATAAAGGCGAAAAGGTGCAGGGGTATACGCTTCCGGGGCTTGGGCACGGGCTTTTGCAGTCGCCGATCAATATCTTGTCGGCGGATACGGAGCATGATGGCAAGCATCATATTACGCTTCATTTTAACGATAAATTTGAATCTGTAGAGAATCTGGGCCATACCGTGCAGCTTAATTTTGAGGAAGGTAGCACTTTGGAGTCTGACGGGAAGACTTATGATTTTGTGCAGCTTCATTTCCATACGCCTTCGGAACATTTGATCGACGGTGTGACATTTCCGATGGAAATGCATATCGTGAACAGTCTGCAAAATCAGGATCAGGACAAGCCGGAATATCTTGTGATCGGGATACTTTTTAAAATGGGTAAGGAAAATCCGTTCCTGAAAGATTTCATCGACAAAATCCCTACGGAAGAGCATGTGAAACAAATGTTGCCGGTGGGTTCGGTTCAGATGGGCGATTTGTTAATGGAAGTGGGTGGAAAGTCGAGCCACTTTTATTATTACAAAGGGTCGCTTACCACTCCCCCGTTTACGGAAAGTGTGAACTGGCATATAATGAAGGTGATTCAGGAAGCGTCTCCGGAGCAGATCCAGAAAATCAACCGGCTGGAAGGAAACAACGCCAGGCACGTACAGGGTATGTACGGGCGGATGGTCGACAGTGAGTGA
- a CDS encoding zinc-dependent metalloprotease: protein MRNKIFTILLGLIAVLIGTTRLSAQGVDIAPCGEVDHEFEFKPLDLVQARVRVLDTEYEIPLKFWVVESSSGTKAASLEEINTAMESLNSYFEESPFTFTLDPNVERITDSELFNYNHQTDFSKTVEYRQSDRVNIIVANTLSSSGKAVCGFAFFPISGDVSDADKDKYNSVFMARSCLVNSSTPGSPTKNTLAHELGHYFGLFHTHETSKGKELVNGSNCSEAGDFVCDTPADPKLGYANTSNGQCIYNGEDLDELGQAYNPDVNNIMSYSPYWCRKSFTPNQLERMEAVFTQYRAEQVSHVVKRILGSGNLGTEARVSPNPVVGNRLRIVKPGGLPRSLAQVIDASGHEVCTFEAEGNSHEEDISYLAPGIYVLRLKRLGGFSEEGEILRFVKK, encoded by the coding sequence ATGCGAAATAAGATTTTTACAATACTGTTAGGTTTGATTGCTGTTCTTATCGGCACCACGAGGTTATCTGCGCAGGGCGTTGACATAGCGCCATGCGGTGAAGTGGATCATGAATTCGAATTCAAGCCTTTGGATCTGGTGCAGGCGCGGGTAAGAGTTTTGGATACCGAATACGAGATTCCTCTAAAGTTTTGGGTAGTGGAAAGCTCTTCGGGTACCAAAGCGGCTTCTTTGGAAGAAATAAATACCGCAATGGAGTCATTGAATAGCTATTTTGAGGAAAGTCCGTTCACTTTCACACTGGACCCAAATGTGGAAAGAATCACAGATTCGGAGCTTTTTAACTACAATCATCAAACGGATTTTTCGAAAACGGTAGAGTACCGGCAAAGCGATCGGGTAAATATTATCGTTGCAAATACGCTTAGTAGTAGTGGAAAAGCGGTGTGCGGTTTTGCCTTTTTTCCAATCTCGGGAGATGTTTCTGATGCTGATAAAGATAAGTACAACTCCGTATTTATGGCCCGGTCGTGCTTAGTTAACAGTTCGACTCCGGGTTCTCCTACCAAAAACACTTTGGCGCATGAGTTGGGGCATTATTTCGGCCTTTTTCATACTCATGAGACATCTAAAGGAAAGGAATTGGTTAACGGGTCAAATTGCTCCGAGGCCGGGGACTTCGTTTGTGACACTCCCGCTGACCCGAAACTCGGATACGCTAACACTTCCAATGGGCAGTGCATTTATAATGGAGAGGACTTGGATGAACTGGGACAAGCGTATAACCCGGATGTGAATAATATAATGTCATATTCGCCGTATTGGTGTAGGAAAAGTTTCACGCCTAATCAGTTAGAACGTATGGAAGCCGTTTTTACACAATACAGGGCCGAGCAGGTAAGTCATGTGGTAAAACGGATATTAGGTTCCGGAAATTTGGGGACGGAAGCGAGAGTCTCGCCGAATCCTGTAGTCGGTAATCGATTGAGAATAGTTAAGCCGGGCGGATTGCCCCGTAGTTTGGCGCAAGTGATTGACGCTTCCGGCCATGAGGTTTGTACTTTCGAGGCTGAAGGGAACAGCCACGAGGAAGATATATCATATCTGGCTCCAGGAATATACGTGCTTCGATTAAAGAGGTTGGGTGGCTTTTCGGAAGAAGGAGAGATCCTCCGTTTTGTGAAAAAGTAA
- the nadB gene encoding L-aspartate oxidase: MNAIKSDFLVVGSGVAGLTFALKVADHGKVNIVTKDAANESNTKYAQGGVAAVTNPDDDFELHTRDTLIAGAGLCHEDAVDILVKEGPERIRELIAIGTNFSKTDKGDYSLAKEGGHSRHRILHAADLTGAEIQRALWEAVRQHPNITVYEHHIGVDLVTEHHVLGNLAADFNICFGAYVLDKETGKVLTFKSDFTLLASGGATRVYLHSTNPDIATGDGIAMAYRAGVRIANMEFIQFHPTSLYHPGGRTFLISEALRGHGGILRNSKGERFMEKYDERKELAPRDIVARAIDSELKRLGDDCVFLDMTHLDGIAKRFPNIHKHCQDALRIDIEKEYIPVVPAAHYVCGGVMTNLNGLTSMQNLYVTGEAAHTGVHGANRLASNSLLEALVFSHRAAQKVINKRNRDFSHIIIPDWDDKGLANEEEWTLVRHNLRQLRGYMWDYVGIVRSKAQLQRALRRMRVLYEEVEDYYKRTKVSSELIELRNATAIAYLIINSALRRNESRGLHYMTDHPETRDEYLRDTIIH, from the coding sequence ATGAATGCGATCAAATCAGACTTCCTGGTAGTTGGCAGTGGCGTGGCCGGGCTCACCTTCGCTTTGAAAGTGGCCGATCACGGAAAGGTGAATATTGTGACGAAGGACGCCGCCAATGAGAGCAATACCAAATATGCCCAAGGGGGCGTGGCCGCGGTCACCAACCCAGACGATGATTTCGAATTGCATACGAGAGATACGCTGATAGCCGGCGCTGGACTCTGTCATGAGGATGCTGTGGATATTTTGGTGAAAGAAGGTCCGGAACGGATTCGGGAACTGATCGCAATCGGAACCAATTTCTCCAAAACCGATAAGGGAGACTATTCTTTGGCCAAGGAAGGCGGACATTCTAGGCACCGAATCCTACACGCGGCGGACCTGACGGGAGCGGAGATCCAGAGAGCGCTGTGGGAGGCTGTGAGGCAACATCCAAACATTACGGTATACGAGCATCATATTGGTGTGGATTTGGTCACAGAGCATCACGTACTCGGCAATCTGGCTGCGGATTTCAATATCTGTTTCGGAGCTTATGTTCTGGACAAGGAAACGGGCAAAGTCTTAACATTCAAATCTGACTTTACGCTTCTGGCTTCTGGTGGAGCCACTAGGGTATATCTGCACAGCACAAATCCCGATATCGCCACGGGTGACGGCATTGCGATGGCGTACCGTGCGGGGGTGAGGATCGCCAATATGGAGTTTATCCAGTTCCACCCCACTTCGCTTTACCACCCGGGCGGGCGGACGTTTCTGATCTCGGAAGCCTTGCGTGGCCACGGCGGAATTTTGCGCAATAGCAAGGGCGAGCGTTTTATGGAGAAATACGATGAGCGCAAAGAGCTTGCTCCGCGCGATATCGTAGCCCGGGCCATCGATTCAGAATTGAAGCGTTTGGGCGACGATTGCGTGTTTCTGGATATGACACACCTTGACGGAATAGCGAAGCGTTTCCCGAATATCCATAAACACTGTCAGGATGCGCTCAGAATCGATATTGAGAAAGAATACATCCCTGTAGTTCCGGCAGCACATTATGTGTGCGGAGGCGTTATGACGAACCTTAATGGTTTAACCTCTATGCAGAACCTTTATGTGACCGGAGAAGCGGCGCATACGGGTGTACACGGGGCCAACAGGCTAGCGAGCAACAGTCTGCTGGAAGCTTTAGTTTTTAGCCACAGAGCGGCCCAGAAAGTGATTAATAAGCGCAATCGGGATTTCTCCCATATTATAATCCCGGATTGGGATGATAAAGGGTTGGCGAACGAGGAAGAATGGACACTCGTAAGGCATAACCTTCGTCAGTTGCGCGGTTATATGTGGGATTATGTCGGGATCGTGAGATCTAAAGCGCAACTTCAGCGCGCATTGCGACGCATGAGGGTGCTTTATGAGGAAGTTGAGGATTATTACAAGCGTACGAAGGTATCGTCTGAGCTTATTGAGTTGAGAAACGCTACGGCGATCGCTTATTTGATTATCAATTCAGCGTTAAGAAGAAATGAGAGCCGGGGATTGCACTATATGACGGACCATCCGGAAACCCGAGACGAGTATCTTAGGGACACGATTATACATTAA
- a CDS encoding YwbE family protein gives MDGKKRSNIKPGLRVNIVLKQDQRTGKLTEGIVKDLLTKSGTHPHGIKVRLESGEVGRVKEILD, from the coding sequence ATGGACGGAAAGAAAAGGTCAAACATCAAGCCCGGGCTCAGGGTGAATATTGTCTTGAAACAAGACCAAAGAACGGGAAAGCTGACGGAAGGTATAGTCAAGGATCTGCTTACCAAGTCCGGTACGCACCCTCACGGTATCAAGGTAAGATTGGAAAGCGGGGAAGTGGGCCGGGTGAAGGAAATATTGGATTAA
- the rplS gene encoding 50S ribosomal protein L19, translating into MSDLIRFIESENDEHRASLPEFKAGDTVNVHFKIKEGNKERIQQYQGTVLQRRNEGSNGETFTVRKVSNGVAIERIFPVLSPNIAKIEVLRKGKVRRARLFYLRGRQGKAARIREKK; encoded by the coding sequence ATGAGCGATCTGATCAGATTCATCGAATCAGAGAACGACGAACACAGAGCCTCTTTGCCTGAGTTCAAAGCCGGTGATACGGTTAACGTTCACTTTAAAATTAAAGAAGGTAACAAGGAGCGTATCCAGCAGTACCAAGGAACCGTTCTTCAGAGAAGAAACGAAGGTTCGAACGGAGAGACTTTCACTGTACGTAAAGTTTCTAACGGTGTTGCCATCGAGCGTATCTTCCCAGTCCTTTCTCCGAACATCGCCAAAATCGAAGTTCTTAGAAAAGGTAAAGTTAGAAGAGCTCGTTTGTTCTACCTCCGCGGAAGGCAAGGAAAAGCTGCCCGTATCAGAGAGAAGAAATAA
- the trmD gene encoding tRNA (guanosine(37)-N1)-methyltransferase TrmD produces the protein MRIDIITVLPELLQGPFDHSIVKRARDKGLVEIVVHNLRDYTKNKHRKVDDYAFGGGAGMVLQVQPIADCIRKLKSERDYAEVIYMSPDGERFSQPIANELAMKGDLIILCGHYKGVDERVREHFITREISLGDYVLSGGELGAAVVTDALVRLLPGAISDETSALTDSFQDGLVAPPVYSRPAEYEGWKVPDVLLSGHAANIEKWRFEQAVKRTKERRPEMLGD, from the coding sequence ATGAGAATCGATATTATAACGGTTCTTCCGGAATTGCTTCAAGGTCCTTTTGATCATTCGATCGTAAAAAGGGCAAGGGACAAAGGCTTGGTGGAAATAGTGGTGCATAACTTGCGCGACTATACCAAAAACAAGCACAGAAAAGTGGATGACTACGCCTTCGGTGGCGGTGCGGGCATGGTCCTGCAAGTGCAGCCGATAGCCGACTGTATTCGCAAGCTGAAAAGCGAGCGCGATTACGCCGAGGTCATTTACATGAGTCCTGACGGGGAACGCTTTTCACAACCGATAGCCAACGAGTTGGCGATGAAGGGAGACCTCATCATACTCTGCGGTCATTACAAAGGTGTGGACGAGCGGGTTCGGGAACACTTCATCACCAGGGAAATAAGCTTGGGCGATTATGTGCTTTCCGGAGGCGAACTGGGCGCGGCGGTAGTAACCGACGCCTTGGTGAGGCTTCTTCCCGGAGCTATTTCAGACGAGACTTCGGCGCTTACAGACTCGTTTCAGGACGGGCTTGTGGCTCCTCCGGTTTATTCCAGACCAGCCGAATACGAAGGCTGGAAGGTTCCGGACGTGTTGCTGTCAGGGCATGCGGCGAATATCGAAAAGTGGCGTTTTGAACAAGCCGTGAAACGAACCAAGGAACGTCGCCCCGAAATGTTGGGTGATTAA
- the rimM gene encoding ribosome maturation factor RimM (Essential for efficient processing of 16S rRNA) — translation MRQEECYQLGYIEKRHGLHGEVTITLDVDNPAEYDEMDSLFLRIGNQLVPYFIESLRPKPGKKMVAKFEGVDTPEQADGLQGSELFLPLTCLPELEDGQFYYHEVIGFSVVDKTEGQLGTVNQILDGGPQTLMEMEYKGVEILIPMDKDIVIRADKAKKEVQVDLPEGLLDVYLGED, via the coding sequence ATGCGACAAGAAGAGTGTTATCAATTAGGTTACATTGAAAAAAGGCATGGCTTGCATGGAGAGGTGACGATTACCCTTGACGTGGATAATCCCGCGGAATACGACGAGATGGATTCGCTCTTCTTGCGGATCGGAAATCAGTTGGTTCCGTATTTTATAGAAAGCCTTAGGCCGAAGCCCGGCAAAAAGATGGTGGCGAAGTTCGAGGGCGTTGATACGCCGGAACAAGCCGACGGGCTACAGGGCTCCGAATTGTTTCTTCCGCTTACCTGTCTGCCAGAATTGGAAGACGGGCAGTTTTACTACCATGAGGTTATCGGCTTCAGCGTAGTGGACAAAACGGAAGGCCAACTTGGAACTGTAAACCAAATCTTGGACGGCGGGCCGCAAACTCTGATGGAGATGGAGTACAAAGGGGTGGAAATTCTCATCCCGATGGACAAAGACATCGTTATCAGAGCGGACAAGGCGAAAAAAGAGGTGCAGGTCGATTTGCCGGAAGGTTTGCTCGACGTGTACTTGGGAGAGGATTAA
- a CDS encoding 30S ribosomal protein S16 gives MAVKIRLARRGRKKLAIYDVIVADSRSPRDGKFIEKLGIYNPNTNPATVDINVDKAFDWVMKGAQPTDTARTLLSYRGVMLKKHLQIGVAKGAITQEQADARFAEWLSNKEAKIEGKEASLAKAADAEAKAKLDAEAKVNADRLAAIKKREEEAAAAEAAANAPAEEEGEDEAPAEESAE, from the coding sequence ATGGCAGTAAAAATCAGATTGGCGCGTCGTGGACGCAAGAAGTTGGCTATTTACGATGTAATCGTAGCGGACTCAAGATCACCCCGTGACGGTAAATTCATCGAGAAGTTGGGTATCTACAACCCTAACACCAACCCTGCAACCGTTGACATCAACGTTGACAAAGCTTTCGACTGGGTTATGAAAGGCGCTCAGCCTACAGATACAGCTCGTACGCTGTTGTCATACCGCGGTGTAATGCTCAAGAAACACCTGCAGATCGGCGTAGCCAAAGGCGCTATCACTCAGGAGCAGGCTGATGCCCGTTTCGCGGAGTGGTTGTCTAACAAAGAGGCTAAGATCGAAGGAAAAGAGGCTTCTTTGGCTAAAGCAGCTGACGCTGAGGCTAAAGCGAAACTTGACGCTGAGGCTAAAGTTAACGCTGACCGTCTTGCCGCTATCAAGAAGAGGGAAGAAGAAGCCGCAGCCGCCGAGGCCGCCGCTAACGCTCCTGCTGAAGAAGAAGGCGAAGACGAAGCTCCAGCTGAGGAGTCAGCTGAGTAA
- a CDS encoding putative quinol monooxygenase, producing the protein MKALTLVAKITAKTGKTEEAKKTLEGLVEPTRAEKGCECYDLHESLEEEGVFLFFETWSTTEDWERHMESEHLKAFFAKKEELIESVEISKWSKI; encoded by the coding sequence ATGAAAGCGTTGACACTGGTGGCCAAAATCACCGCCAAAACCGGCAAAACAGAAGAAGCTAAGAAGACTTTGGAAGGACTCGTGGAACCTACGAGGGCCGAAAAAGGATGCGAATGCTATGACCTTCACGAATCTCTGGAAGAAGAAGGCGTTTTCCTTTTCTTCGAGACTTGGTCCACTACCGAAGACTGGGAAAGACACATGGAAAGCGAGCACCTCAAAGCCTTTTTCGCTAAAAAAGAGGAACTGATCGAGAGCGTGGAAATCTCCAAATGGTCAAAAATCTAA
- a CDS encoding GNAT family N-acetyltransferase: MTTVRNLYGIDHDSLVDCFLKAFDGYFVKMPTDPGYYKERWRKANVRLETSYGLFDGNRLVGFSLHGTGGKPGDLTAYNVGSGVLPEYRGKGALRKIYSHAVSDLRKQGCSRIILEVIQENTAALKSYEKTGFSISKELLCFSGKISLPQDSDIIIKEYSDSEIGWDSLPNQKFLAWNFGSDTIKRGGYRYFQIFADDQARAYLSLIKNSTISLNLICWTKSRKAGLCCSKAFRKWRKEALGPLI, translated from the coding sequence ATGACAACCGTGAGAAACTTGTATGGCATCGACCACGATTCGCTGGTAGATTGCTTCCTGAAGGCATTCGACGGGTATTTTGTGAAAATGCCAACCGACCCCGGCTACTATAAAGAACGCTGGCGAAAAGCCAATGTCCGCCTGGAAACGTCTTACGGTTTATTCGATGGAAACCGACTCGTGGGCTTTTCACTGCACGGAACAGGCGGAAAACCGGGCGATTTGACAGCTTATAACGTAGGCTCCGGAGTATTGCCGGAATATCGCGGCAAAGGCGCTTTGCGGAAAATCTATTCCCACGCCGTATCCGATTTGCGAAAGCAAGGTTGCTCCCGGATTATTCTGGAAGTGATACAGGAAAATACTGCCGCGCTGAAATCTTATGAGAAAACGGGATTCTCCATCAGCAAGGAATTGCTTTGTTTTTCAGGGAAAATAAGCCTTCCCCAAGATTCCGACATTATTATAAAGGAGTATTCCGATAGCGAAATCGGCTGGGACTCGCTTCCGAATCAGAAGTTTCTAGCTTGGAATTTTGGTTCGGACACTATTAAAAGAGGCGGGTATCGATATTTTCAGATTTTTGCGGACGACCAAGCCCGCGCCTATTTATCATTAATAAAGAACTCAACGATCTCGCTCAATTTGATTTGCTGGACCAAAAGCCGGAAAGCTGGCCTTTGCTGTTCCAAGGCATTTCGAAAGTGGCGCAAGGAAGCCTTAGGGCCATTAATATAG